From Proteiniborus sp. MB09-C3, the proteins below share one genomic window:
- a CDS encoding thioesterase family protein, whose translation MINETIIRTRYAETDQMGIVYHANYFVWFEIGRTEFFRQLNMNYKELEEENILLPVIDVGCKYIQSAKYDDEVAIKTRLTKLKGVKLVFSYEIIRKNDNVLLAEGYTKHAFVTKELKPVNFKKKMPHVWEALDQSIEGGDDSVI comes from the coding sequence ATGATAAATGAAACTATTATTAGAACAAGATATGCAGAGACTGATCAGATGGGAATAGTATATCACGCAAATTACTTTGTTTGGTTTGAAATAGGAAGGACAGAATTTTTTAGACAGCTTAATATGAATTATAAAGAGTTAGAGGAGGAAAATATCCTCCTCCCAGTAATAGATGTAGGCTGCAAGTATATACAATCTGCAAAATACGACGATGAAGTAGCTATTAAAACTAGGCTCACTAAATTGAAAGGGGTTAAGCTTGTATTTAGCTATGAGATAATAAGAAAAAACGATAATGTACTCTTAGCGGAGGGGTATACAAAGCATGCTTTTGTCACAAAGGAGCTTAAACCCGTGAACTTTAAAAAGAAAATGCCGCATGTATGGGAAGCGTTAGATCAAAGCATTGAAGGTGGAGATGATAGTGTTATTTAA
- a CDS encoding M42 family metallopeptidase, translated as MIIDMQYAVDNLVKILKTPSPTGNTKTVMDIVENEFKELNVVSYRTKKGALVASIKGENDDVHRTLSAHVDTLGAMVKEIKGNGRLKITQIGGYSWNTIEGEYCVVEASNDKKYSGTILTTKASTHVHGSETSKIERSESSIEIRLDEKVNSKEDVEKLGISVGDFVFLDPRAIVTESGFIKSRHLDDKAGVAAILAVAKYFKDNSLTPKYTTNFFISNYEEVGHGASASIPEKTAEFIAIDMAAPGDGQTSDEFSVTICAKDSSGPYDLELKNRLVEIAKNNNINYKVDIYPYYGSDASAALRAGWEFKHGLIGPGVDASHSHERTHKEAIENTIKLAIKYLLAE; from the coding sequence ATGATAATTGACATGCAGTATGCCGTTGATAATCTCGTTAAAATTTTAAAAACTCCAAGTCCTACAGGAAATACAAAAACAGTTATGGATATTGTGGAGAATGAATTCAAGGAACTTAATGTTGTCAGCTATAGGACTAAAAAAGGTGCTTTAGTTGCTAGTATCAAGGGAGAAAATGATGATGTACATAGAACACTTTCTGCCCATGTTGATACTCTAGGAGCAATGGTAAAAGAAATTAAGGGAAATGGAAGACTTAAAATCACACAAATAGGCGGTTATTCATGGAATACTATTGAAGGTGAATATTGCGTGGTTGAGGCTTCTAACGACAAAAAATATTCTGGTACTATATTGACAACTAAAGCATCCACCCATGTGCATGGTAGTGAAACAAGTAAAATTGAAAGAAGCGAAAGCAGTATAGAAATTAGGCTTGATGAAAAGGTTAATTCAAAGGAAGATGTTGAAAAGCTAGGAATTTCCGTTGGAGACTTTGTATTCCTTGATCCAAGAGCTATAGTAACTGAAAGTGGATTTATTAAATCAAGGCATTTAGATGATAAGGCAGGAGTAGCTGCTATTTTAGCAGTAGCAAAATACTTTAAAGATAATAGCCTAACACCAAAATACACAACTAATTTCTTTATAAGCAATTATGAAGAAGTGGGACATGGTGCCTCCGCTTCAATACCAGAAAAAACTGCTGAATTCATCGCTATTGACATGGCTGCTCCCGGTGATGGGCAAACCTCTGATGAATTTAGTGTTACAATATGTGCAAAGGATTCTAGTGGTCCATATGATTTAGAACTAAAAAATAGATTAGTTGAAATAGCAAAAAACAATAATATTAACTATAAGGTTGACATATATCCTTACTATGGTTCAGATGCGAGTGCTGCTTTAAGAGCAGGCTGGGAATTTAAACACGGACTTATAGGACCTGGAGTAGATGCTTCTCATTCTCATGAAAGAACTCACAAGGAGGCTATAGAAAATACAATTAAACTGGCTATTAAGTATTTGTTAGCTGAATAA
- the whiA gene encoding DNA-binding protein WhiA — MSFSSKTKNELSRIQMENNCCILAELAALIRMSGSVQISGLGRVNLKFTTENAAIARRIFTLLKLLYNVNTEVMVRKNKQLKKNNNYLIIVGNSNDAEKILIETGVLKKDNKQQYVINYGIIKKLINNRCCKRAYIRGAFLGGGSISNPEKTYHLEFVTHSQQHSIDLSKLINSFGLNSKIVLRKESYVVYLKEGEQIVDLLNIMEAHSALLKLEDIRILKEVRNNVNRIVNCETANLEKTINASLRQIHNIEYIDKIIGIDNLPENLVDIARLRLLHRDASLKELGMMLTPSIGKSGVNHRLRKLEEIAEQLRERRK, encoded by the coding sequence ATGTCGTTTTCATCAAAAACTAAAAATGAATTATCTAGGATACAAATGGAAAATAATTGCTGTATATTAGCAGAATTAGCTGCACTTATTAGAATGAGCGGTTCTGTTCAGATTAGTGGTTTAGGTAGAGTAAACTTGAAATTTACGACCGAGAATGCTGCAATAGCAAGAAGGATATTTACTTTGCTTAAGTTATTATATAATGTAAATACTGAAGTAATGGTTAGGAAAAATAAACAATTAAAAAAGAATAATAATTATTTAATAATTGTAGGTAATTCTAATGATGCAGAAAAAATTCTTATAGAGACTGGAGTACTAAAAAAGGATAACAAGCAGCAATATGTCATAAACTATGGTATAATTAAAAAATTGATTAATAATAGATGCTGTAAAAGGGCGTATATAAGAGGAGCATTTTTAGGAGGAGGTTCTATTAGCAATCCTGAAAAGACTTACCACTTAGAATTTGTTACCCATAGCCAACAGCATAGTATTGATTTATCAAAGCTAATAAATTCCTTTGGTCTTAATTCAAAAATAGTATTGCGTAAAGAAAGCTATGTGGTGTATCTTAAAGAAGGGGAGCAAATCGTGGATCTTCTGAATATAATGGAGGCACATTCTGCACTGCTCAAGCTTGAAGATATAAGGATACTTAAGGAAGTAAGGAATAATGTGAATAGGATAGTAAATTGTGAGACTGCCAATCTAGAAAAAACAATCAATGCCTCACTAAGGCAAATACACAATATAGAATATATAGATAAGATAATTGGAATAGATAATTTACCTGAAAACCTAGTTGATATAGCACGGTTAAGGCTTCTGCATAGAGATGCCAGTTTAAAGGAGCTGGGGATGATGCTTACCCCGAGCATCGGGAAATCTGGAGTAAACCATAGACTAAGAAAACTAGAAGAAATAGCAGAACAACTAAGAGAGAGGAGGAAATGA
- the pfkA gene encoding 6-phosphofructokinase has product METIGVLTSGGDAPGMNAAIRAVIRTGIYNNIRVMGIKQGYNGLIDGNIYEMNLSSVADIIHRGGTMLRTARCEEFTTEAGREKAMTVLKVFKIDGLIVIGGDGSLRGASELSKLGFPTIGIPGTIDNDLGYTDFTIGFDTAINTVIDAIGKIRDTSTSHGRANIIEVMGRHSGDIALNAGLAGGAESIIVPEEGFHIEDVCKRLIQGKNRGKLHSIILLAEGVGNAYELGNEIQKYTGIETRVTILGHLQRGGSPTAFDRIIASKMGAKAVQLLINGKSSRALGIKGNQIFDIDIDEALSVKRAFDTDTYELTKILSI; this is encoded by the coding sequence GTGGAAACAATAGGGGTTTTAACAAGCGGAGGAGATGCACCTGGAATGAATGCTGCTATAAGAGCTGTTATTAGAACGGGCATTTATAACAACATAAGAGTTATGGGAATTAAACAGGGATATAATGGTTTAATTGATGGTAATATATATGAAATGAATCTTTCTTCAGTTGCAGATATCATTCACAGAGGAGGAACTATGCTAAGGACGGCAAGATGTGAAGAGTTTACAACTGAAGCTGGAAGAGAAAAGGCTATGACTGTATTAAAGGTGTTTAAAATTGACGGATTAATAGTCATAGGAGGGGATGGTTCCCTAAGAGGGGCTAGTGAGCTCAGCAAACTAGGATTCCCCACTATAGGCATACCAGGAACTATAGATAATGACTTGGGGTATACAGATTTTACTATAGGCTTTGACACAGCCATAAACACAGTAATAGATGCAATAGGCAAAATAAGAGACACCTCAACTTCACATGGCAGAGCTAATATTATTGAAGTTATGGGCAGACATTCTGGAGACATTGCATTAAATGCTGGGCTAGCCGGAGGTGCTGAAAGTATAATAGTCCCTGAGGAAGGCTTTCATATAGAAGATGTATGCAAGAGACTTATTCAAGGAAAAAACAGAGGAAAGCTGCATAGTATAATTCTACTCGCAGAGGGTGTAGGCAATGCATATGAGCTAGGGAATGAAATTCAAAAATATACTGGTATAGAAACTAGAGTTACTATATTAGGACATCTCCAAAGAGGAGGAAGTCCAACAGCCTTTGATAGAATAATAGCAAGTAAAATGGGAGCAAAGGCAGTTCAGCTTCTTATTAATGGTAAATCCTCTAGGGCTTTAGGAATTAAGGGAAATCAAATATTTGATATTGATATAGATGAAGCTCTTTCAGTTAAAAGAGCATTTGATACAGATACTTATGAACTGACAAAAATTCTGTCCATTTAG
- a CDS encoding HD-GYP domain-containing protein: MYNVKIYENISFLTEETTMILMPLNMIKEGMINAKPIYLSEDSILLDEGDVIRDRYLERITELGIRSIYVKDDSSYKKSIHDIIREELRNSSSLSMEKIMGNICYVDEEEVEMTRDIITNIIEYLLTNDDILVNLSEMKAMDDYAYEHSVNVSILSLIIAIKLGYDKEKLVDLGVGAMLHDIGKTKVDLGILNKPSSLTMSEYDQIKKHTLIGYEMLNDIKNISYDSKIIALSHHERYDGSGYPYNAKGEGIHELARVVAVADVYDALTNDRVYRSRISTDEAVDYIASVSGSQFDSNIADNFIENIARYPVGKGIILNTGFKGYVVFNKKNHVSRPIVRILYNNMGERVKIPYIIDLSETEDSIKVVGTTDDIELF; the protein is encoded by the coding sequence GTGTATAATGTAAAAATATACGAGAATATAAGTTTTCTTACAGAGGAGACAACCATGATATTGATGCCATTAAATATGATTAAAGAAGGAATGATAAATGCAAAGCCTATATATTTAAGTGAAGATTCTATATTGCTTGATGAAGGTGATGTAATTAGAGATAGGTATTTAGAAAGGATTACAGAGCTGGGAATAAGGAGCATATATGTTAAAGATGATTCAAGCTATAAAAAATCAATTCATGATATTATAAGGGAAGAACTAAGAAATAGCTCTTCTTTGAGTATGGAAAAAATTATGGGTAATATCTGCTATGTTGATGAAGAAGAAGTTGAGATGACAAGAGATATTATTACTAATATTATCGAATATTTATTAACAAATGACGATATTTTAGTGAATCTTTCTGAAATGAAGGCTATGGATGATTATGCCTATGAACATAGTGTAAACGTATCTATATTGTCTCTAATAATAGCTATAAAATTAGGCTATGACAAAGAAAAGCTTGTAGACCTAGGAGTAGGAGCAATGCTGCACGACATAGGTAAAACTAAAGTCGACCTAGGTATACTTAACAAACCTTCTAGTCTTACTATGAGTGAGTACGATCAAATAAAGAAACACACCCTAATTGGATATGAAATGTTGAATGATATTAAAAATATTAGCTATGATTCTAAAATAATTGCATTATCGCATCATGAAAGGTACGATGGCAGTGGATATCCTTATAATGCTAAGGGAGAAGGCATTCATGAGCTTGCTAGAGTAGTGGCAGTTGCTGATGTATATGATGCTCTCACTAATGATAGGGTATATAGATCTAGGATAAGTACAGATGAAGCTGTAGATTACATTGCTTCTGTATCAGGAAGTCAGTTTGATAGTAATATTGCTGATAATTTTATAGAAAATATAGCTAGATATCCAGTAGGCAAGGGCATAATACTCAATACAGGCTTTAAGGGATATGTTGTTTTTAACAAGAAAAATCATGTATCTAGGCCCATAGTAAGAATATTATACAACAACATGGGAGAAAGGGTAAAAATTCCTTACATTATAGATTTATCTGAAACAGAGGATTCAATTAAAGTAGTGGGGACTACAGATGATATAGAATTGTTTTAA
- the pyk gene encoding pyruvate kinase — translation MKKTKIVCTIGPASENEQVFEKLVLSGLNVARLNFSHGTHEEHQRRIDAIKKVREKLDIPVAIMLDTKGPEIRTGDFENGVVDLVEGQEFTITTRDIIGNSDICSITYKGLPQDVSTGDSILIDDGLIELKILEVTNDTDIKCIVINPGPVKNHKGVNVPGIKINLPAITQKDIDDILFGIENEIDFIAASFIRKASDVIEIRKILENHKANDIQIISKIENQEGVDNIEEIIQISDGIMVARGDLGVEIPTEEIPLVQKTIIKKCNEVGKPVITATQMLDSMMRNPRPTRAEVTDVANAIFDGTDAIMLSGETAAGKYPIEAVKTMANIALRTEHSLDYKEMLRNKSIGKDITVTNAISHATGSTAEDLGAAAIVTATSSGYTARAVSKFRPSAPIVAVTPKKDVMRKLMLVWGVYAILSKGADSTDEVIDYSVNSAIEKGYIKQGDLIVITAGIPVGVAGSTNLIKVHIVGEILVKGIGIGNSSATGQVCIANNLKDLENKFADGNIIVSIDTDRDMVAYMERASAIITEHGGLTSHAAIVGLNIGKPVIVGANDATKILKDGETITVDSIRGLVYRGETTVL, via the coding sequence ATGAAAAAAACAAAAATTGTATGTACAATAGGACCTGCTTCTGAAAACGAACAAGTATTTGAAAAATTGGTTTTAAGTGGTCTAAATGTAGCTAGATTAAACTTTTCTCATGGAACACATGAAGAGCATCAAAGAAGAATTGATGCTATAAAAAAGGTAAGAGAAAAGCTAGATATACCTGTGGCAATTATGCTAGATACTAAAGGACCTGAAATAAGAACAGGAGATTTTGAAAATGGTGTAGTGGACCTTGTTGAAGGTCAAGAATTTACTATAACTACTCGAGACATTATTGGTAATAGTGATATTTGCAGCATCACATATAAAGGGCTGCCTCAGGACGTTAGCACTGGAGACAGTATATTAATAGATGATGGACTCATTGAGCTAAAAATATTAGAGGTAACTAATGATACTGATATAAAGTGCATAGTCATAAATCCAGGACCAGTAAAAAATCATAAAGGGGTAAATGTACCGGGAATAAAAATCAATCTACCTGCAATAACACAAAAAGATATAGATGATATATTGTTTGGTATAGAAAATGAAATTGATTTTATTGCAGCTTCTTTTATCAGAAAGGCATCGGATGTCATAGAAATAAGAAAAATACTGGAAAATCACAAGGCTAACGATATTCAAATAATATCTAAAATAGAGAATCAAGAAGGCGTAGATAATATAGAAGAAATCATTCAGATTTCAGATGGAATAATGGTGGCAAGAGGGGATTTAGGCGTAGAAATACCTACTGAAGAAATTCCACTTGTTCAAAAGACTATTATTAAAAAATGTAATGAGGTAGGAAAGCCTGTTATTACAGCTACTCAGATGCTGGATTCCATGATGAGAAATCCAAGACCTACAAGAGCGGAGGTCACTGATGTTGCAAATGCAATTTTTGATGGTACAGATGCTATAATGCTTTCTGGGGAAACGGCAGCAGGAAAGTATCCTATAGAAGCAGTTAAAACCATGGCTAATATAGCACTTAGAACAGAGCACTCACTTGATTATAAAGAAATGTTGAGAAATAAATCAATTGGAAAGGATATAACAGTTACTAATGCAATCAGTCATGCTACCGGTTCAACTGCAGAAGACTTAGGTGCTGCTGCTATTGTAACGGCTACCTCGTCAGGATATACTGCAAGGGCAGTTTCAAAATTTAGACCAAGTGCCCCCATTGTTGCAGTAACTCCTAAAAAAGATGTGATGAGAAAGCTTATGCTTGTATGGGGAGTCTATGCAATATTATCTAAAGGAGCGGACTCTACAGACGAAGTCATAGACTATTCAGTAAATAGTGCCATAGAAAAGGGTTATATCAAACAAGGAGATTTAATAGTCATAACTGCTGGAATACCTGTAGGCGTGGCTGGAAGCACTAACTTAATAAAAGTTCATATTGTAGGAGAGATATTAGTGAAAGGGATAGGAATAGGTAATAGTTCTGCAACGGGTCAGGTATGTATAGCAAATAATCTTAAAGACTTAGAAAATAAATTTGCAGATGGAAATATAATTGTTTCAATTGATACAGACAGAGATATGGTGGCCTATATGGAAAGAGCTTCTGCCATAATTACAGAGCATGGAGGGCTTACATCTCATGCTGCAATAGTAGGATTAAATATTGGAAAGCCAGTAATTGTAGGCGCTAATGATGCAACGAAAATACTTAAAGATGGGGAAACCATTACAGTAGATAGTATAAGAGGATTAGTTTATAGAGGAGAAACAACAGTACTATAG
- a CDS encoding DNA polymerase III subunit alpha gives MSNNVKNKFVHLHVHTQYSLLDGASRTNKLIDKAAELGMNSIAITDHGVMYGIVDFYKTAVKKGIKPILGCEVYISKGKYTEKDPNRDKSQYHLVLLAENMEGYLNLTKIVSEGFINGFYYKPRVDYEVLRKYNKGIIALSSCLAGEVQQYLNDGNYEKAKQTALIYNDIFGQNNFFLELQDHGIREQKLINQQLLRLSREIEIPLVATNDVHYINKEDSKFHDVLLCIQTGKTLDDEDRMKFPSSEFYLKSYEEMNTLFGSFDDAISNTVKIAERCNVELDFNTLHLPEFSAPEGLTNQEYLRKLCYEGLKVRYKNIDQELVDRLEYEIKTIENMGYVDYFLIVWDFIKYAKDNGIMVGPGRGSAAGSLVSYTLGIIDIDPIKHGLIFERFLNPERVSMPDIDIDFCYERREEVIEYVISKYGVDRVAQIATFGTMAARGAIRDVGRAINMSYGEVDFIAKQIPMAIGMTIDKAMEINKKLYESYEDDDSVKELIDLARAVEGLPRHTSTHAAGVVISKLPITEYVPLARNNESIITQFTMTELEELGLLKMDFLGLRTLTVIRDAVKLIEDNHGIKIDFSDSDYDDSKIYNMFAKGETLGVFQFESSGMRQFLKELKPTGFENIVAANSLYRPGPMNQIPRYIENKNNPEAVSYLHPKLEPILDVTYGCMVYQEQVMQIVRDIGGFSMGRSDLVRRAMGKKKMDVMEQERQHFIYGKTNEKGEIEIPGAIRNGVDEETANKIYDEMIDFANYAFNKSHSAAYAVVAYETAWLKYYYPVEFMAALITSIMGNTNSVSLYIQECKRLGIKILPPDINESYSKFTVKDGAIRFGLAAIKNVGSAAIDSIVKTRKNSGKFLGFVDFCQRVDLNVINKRMLESMIKCGTFDSLGANRAQLLAIYERIIEGINQDRKRNVEGQFSLFEVISPESNPDLSLDILPNIKEFPERTLLSMEKEMIGVYISGHPLSSFAEELKKLSKVTTVDINEAVENIGVSTTSISDGNKVIMGGIIVKKQNKITKNNNMMAFATLEDLYGIVELIIFPATLEKYNKFIYEDSIVMVDGRLSINEEEDPKIIVETIKPLVKARKEKIYIKMPSSKPLDFIEEIKKVLSQYSGTVPVYVYLEKNKSTMMADRDLWVDAENQELLNKLESMLGEDCIKVC, from the coding sequence ATGAGTAATAATGTTAAAAACAAATTTGTACATCTTCATGTTCATACCCAATACAGTCTCCTAGATGGTGCTTCTAGGACAAATAAGCTTATAGACAAGGCTGCAGAGCTTGGAATGAACAGTATAGCCATAACTGATCATGGAGTAATGTATGGAATAGTAGACTTTTATAAAACTGCTGTTAAAAAGGGAATAAAGCCTATATTGGGCTGTGAAGTATATATATCAAAGGGTAAATATACTGAAAAGGATCCAAATAGGGATAAAAGTCAATACCACCTTGTTCTTCTTGCAGAAAACATGGAAGGATATTTGAATTTAACTAAAATAGTATCAGAGGGCTTTATTAATGGATTCTATTATAAGCCAAGAGTAGATTATGAGGTACTTAGAAAATATAATAAGGGTATAATTGCTTTAAGCTCCTGTCTTGCAGGGGAAGTACAGCAATATCTCAATGATGGAAATTATGAAAAGGCAAAGCAAACTGCCTTAATATATAATGATATTTTTGGACAGAACAACTTTTTTTTAGAGCTGCAGGATCATGGAATTAGAGAGCAAAAATTAATAAATCAGCAGCTTTTAAGGCTTAGCAGGGAAATAGAGATACCTCTAGTGGCTACAAATGATGTGCACTACATAAACAAAGAGGATTCAAAATTTCATGATGTTCTCTTATGCATACAGACAGGAAAGACATTAGATGACGAAGATAGAATGAAGTTTCCATCCTCTGAATTTTATTTGAAGTCCTATGAGGAAATGAATACACTATTTGGCAGCTTTGATGATGCTATATCAAATACTGTAAAGATAGCAGAAAGGTGCAATGTAGAGTTGGATTTTAATACTCTCCATCTACCGGAATTTAGTGCACCTGAGGGACTGACAAATCAAGAATATTTAAGAAAGCTTTGCTACGAAGGATTAAAGGTAAGATATAAAAATATAGATCAAGAGCTAGTAGATAGGCTTGAATACGAAATAAAGACTATTGAGAATATGGGATATGTGGATTATTTTCTTATTGTATGGGATTTTATTAAGTATGCAAAAGATAATGGGATAATGGTAGGGCCAGGCCGTGGCTCTGCAGCAGGAAGTCTAGTATCCTATACATTAGGAATCATAGATATTGACCCAATAAAACATGGTTTGATATTTGAAAGGTTTTTAAACCCAGAGAGAGTGTCTATGCCAGATATAGATATAGATTTTTGCTATGAAAGAAGAGAAGAAGTAATAGAATATGTTATATCTAAGTATGGTGTTGATAGAGTAGCACAGATCGCAACATTTGGTACTATGGCAGCAAGAGGAGCCATAAGAGATGTGGGTCGAGCAATAAATATGTCCTATGGTGAAGTTGATTTTATTGCAAAGCAAATACCAATGGCTATCGGCATGACCATAGATAAGGCAATGGAAATAAATAAAAAGCTATATGAATCATATGAAGATGATGATTCTGTAAAGGAACTTATAGATCTGGCAAGAGCTGTTGAAGGCTTGCCTAGACATACATCAACCCATGCAGCTGGAGTGGTTATTTCAAAGCTGCCTATAACTGAGTATGTTCCTTTAGCAAGAAACAATGAGAGTATTATTACACAGTTTACAATGACCGAGCTTGAAGAATTAGGCTTATTAAAAATGGACTTTTTAGGACTTAGGACACTTACTGTTATAAGAGATGCTGTAAAGCTCATTGAGGACAATCATGGAATTAAAATAGATTTTTCAGATTCAGATTATGATGATTCCAAGATATATAATATGTTTGCCAAGGGAGAAACCCTTGGAGTTTTCCAGTTTGAAAGCTCTGGAATGAGACAGTTTTTAAAGGAGCTTAAGCCTACTGGCTTTGAGAATATTGTGGCTGCCAATTCTCTATACAGACCTGGCCCTATGAATCAGATACCTAGATATATAGAAAACAAAAATAATCCAGAGGCAGTTTCATATTTGCATCCTAAGCTAGAGCCTATACTTGATGTTACCTACGGCTGTATGGTATATCAGGAGCAGGTAATGCAGATTGTGAGGGATATAGGTGGATTTTCTATGGGACGTTCTGACTTAGTAAGAAGAGCCATGGGAAAGAAAAAAATGGATGTGATGGAGCAGGAGAGGCAGCACTTTATATATGGAAAGACTAATGAAAAAGGTGAAATAGAAATACCAGGCGCTATTAGAAATGGAGTAGATGAAGAGACTGCCAACAAGATATATGATGAAATGATAGATTTTGCCAACTATGCCTTTAATAAATCTCACTCTGCCGCCTATGCAGTTGTAGCATATGAGACAGCTTGGCTTAAATATTATTATCCTGTCGAATTTATGGCTGCATTGATAACGAGCATAATGGGAAATACAAATTCTGTTTCGCTTTATATTCAGGAATGTAAAAGACTCGGGATAAAAATACTTCCTCCTGATATTAATGAAAGCTACTCAAAATTTACAGTGAAGGACGGAGCAATTAGATTTGGGCTAGCAGCCATTAAAAATGTTGGCTCTGCTGCAATAGATTCTATAGTAAAAACAAGAAAAAATAGTGGGAAATTTCTTGGCTTTGTTGATTTCTGCCAAAGAGTAGACCTAAATGTCATAAACAAAAGAATGCTTGAGAGTATGATTAAATGTGGAACCTTTGACTCTCTGGGGGCAAATAGGGCTCAGCTTTTAGCCATATATGAGAGAATAATAGAGGGTATAAACCAAGACAGAAAAAGGAATGTGGAAGGGCAATTTTCGTTATTTGAAGTAATAAGTCCTGAAAGCAATCCTGATTTAAGTCTGGATATATTGCCAAATATAAAAGAATTTCCAGAAAGAACTCTTTTATCAATGGAAAAGGAAATGATAGGAGTATATATCAGCGGCCACCCTCTTTCGTCCTTTGCTGAAGAGCTTAAAAAACTTTCAAAGGTTACAACAGTTGATATAAATGAAGCAGTGGAAAATATAGGAGTAAGCACAACTTCTATTAGTGATGGAAATAAAGTTATTATGGGAGGAATAATAGTAAAAAAACAGAATAAGATTACTAAAAATAATAATATGATGGCTTTTGCAACCTTAGAGGATTTATATGGTATAGTGGAGCTTATTATTTTTCCTGCAACCCTTGAAAAATATAATAAGTTTATATATGAAGACAGTATAGTAATGGTTGATGGAAGATTAAGCATAAATGAAGAGGAAGATCCAAAAATAATAGTAGAGACTATTAAACCCCTTGTAAAAGCTAGAAAAGAAAAAATTTATATAAAAATGCCTAGTTCAAAGCCTTTAGATTTTATTGAGGAGATAAAAAAGGTATTATCACAATATAGTGGTACAGTACCTGTGTATGTATATCTTGAAAAAAACAAGAGTACTATGATGGCTGATAGAGATTTATGGGTGGATGCTGAAAATCAGGAGCTATTAAATAAACTTGAAAGCATGTTGGGAGAAGACTGCATAAAAGTTTGTTAG
- a CDS encoding NUDIX hydrolase: MRNEISAGGVVVFGNAILLLRKYNGDWVLPKGKVEYNEDISETATREVLEEGGVKANIVKYLGKIHYTFRNTREEDEIVSKTVHWFLMEARSMECIPQRKEGFVDALFVHINRASQIAKYEDEKKIIIKAIQNM; the protein is encoded by the coding sequence ATGAGAAATGAAATAAGTGCAGGAGGGGTTGTAGTATTTGGCAATGCCATACTGCTATTAAGAAAATATAATGGAGATTGGGTTTTACCTAAAGGAAAGGTAGAGTATAATGAGGATATATCCGAAACAGCCACTAGGGAGGTTCTAGAAGAGGGAGGAGTAAAAGCTAACATTGTTAAATATTTGGGAAAGATACATTACACTTTTAGGAATACTAGAGAAGAGGATGAAATCGTTAGCAAGACTGTGCACTGGTTTCTAATGGAGGCAAGAAGCATGGAATGTATCCCACAAAGAAAAGAGGGTTTTGTAGATGCCTTATTTGTTCATATTAATAGGGCAAGTCAAATAGCAAAATATGAAGATGAGAAGAAGATAATAATTAAAGCTATACAAAATATGTAA
- a CDS encoding HPr family phosphocarrier protein, with amino-acid sequence MITKIAVIKNSIGLHARPAALFVRTCSKYRSEIFVEKDGKKVNAKSIMGIMALGVSPDEKIKIMIDGIDEEAAMKDILDLIENGLEQL; translated from the coding sequence ATGATTACAAAAATTGCAGTTATAAAAAACAGTATTGGACTTCATGCAAGACCTGCGGCGTTGTTTGTAAGGACTTGCAGTAAATACAGAAGCGAAATTTTCGTAGAAAAGGATGGCAAAAAGGTCAATGCAAAGAGCATTATGGGCATAATGGCATTAGGCGTAAGTCCTGATGAAAAAATAAAGATAATGATAGATGGAATCGATGAGGAAGCAGCAATGAAGGATATTTTGGATTTAATTGAAAATGGACTAGAACAGCTTTAG